One Clostridium novyi NT genomic window carries:
- a CDS encoding SLC13 family permease, with amino-acid sequence MLIPTIIFLAVYSLIISEKLNRVVAALFGASLMLLFGFISQAEAFAKVDFNTIGLLVSMMIIVNITKRTGIFEYVAIKATKLSKGNPITLLVVFSLITFTFSALLDNVTTVLLLVPVTLVVTKTLDTNPIPFLMSEILSSNIGGTATLIGDPPNIMIGSAANLSFMDFIVNLAPIVVVIFIINIFLIKYIYKKDVHTTEEKKKIVMDLDETKTITDRVLLKKCLVVLGFTLLGFLVHGYLGFESATIAIIGSSVLLLISKADPEEILQEVEWGTLFFFIGLFIMTGVLEKVGLMNILAAKTLELTKGSLLFSAVLVLWISAIASSFIDNIPFVATMIPLIKAMATAGHMNVLPLWFALSLGSCLGGNGTIVGASANLIVIGIAEKSGHKISFKDYFKIGFPLMLISICISTVYLLVFYL; translated from the coding sequence ATGCTAATACCAACAATTATATTTTTAGCAGTTTATTCATTAATTATTAGTGAAAAACTTAATAGAGTAGTAGCAGCTTTATTTGGGGCTTCTTTAATGTTACTTTTTGGATTTATAAGCCAAGCAGAAGCTTTTGCAAAAGTTGACTTTAATACAATTGGTCTACTAGTATCTATGATGATAATTGTCAACATCACAAAACGCACTGGAATTTTTGAATACGTAGCCATTAAAGCAACCAAGCTATCAAAAGGTAATCCCATTACTTTACTTGTAGTATTTTCACTGATTACATTTACTTTTTCAGCACTTTTAGACAATGTAACCACTGTTTTATTACTAGTTCCAGTAACTTTAGTTGTTACAAAAACTTTGGATACTAACCCCATCCCCTTTTTAATGTCTGAAATTCTGTCATCAAATATCGGAGGTACCGCAACATTAATTGGTGACCCTCCAAACATTATGATAGGTAGTGCAGCTAATCTTAGTTTTATGGATTTTATAGTAAACTTAGCACCAATAGTTGTAGTTATATTCATAATAAACATATTTTTAATAAAATACATCTACAAAAAAGATGTTCACACCACTGAAGAAAAGAAAAAAATAGTTATGGACCTAGATGAAACAAAAACAATAACAGACAGAGTTTTACTAAAAAAATGTTTAGTAGTTTTAGGTTTTACACTTTTAGGATTTTTAGTACATGGATATTTAGGATTTGAATCTGCAACTATAGCCATAATAGGATCTTCTGTTCTTCTTTTAATAAGTAAAGCAGATCCTGAAGAAATACTTCAAGAAGTTGAATGGGGAACTTTATTTTTCTTCATAGGTTTATTTATAATGACTGGGGTTTTAGAAAAAGTAGGATTAATGAATATACTTGCAGCTAAAACTTTAGAATTAACTAAGGGTAGCCTATTATTTTCTGCTGTTTTAGTATTATGGATATCTGCAATTGCATCATCATTTATAGACAATATTCCTTTTGTAGCTACTATGATTCCTTTAATAAAGGCTATGGCAACAGCAGGACATATGAATGTTCTACCACTTTGGTTTGCCCTTTCTTTAGGATCATGTCTTGGAGGAAATGGAACTATAGTTGGTGCTTCTGCAAACTTAATAGTAATCGGCATAGCAGAAAAAAGTGGACATAAAATAAGCTTTAAAGATTACTTTAAAATAGGATTTCCATTGATGTTAATATCTATTTGTATTTCTACAGTATATTTATTAGTTTTTTATTTATAG
- a CDS encoding penicillin-binding transpeptidase domain-containing protein, which produces MIGKFKRHKNLIKKRKDNKFDRYTALTVVMVFIFSLILSKLVYLQIVKADEYRDMTSKKSIRNIPITPPRGNIIDCNGKVFADSSQGYTLAFTETDDSKENFFSTMKKVFKILDENSEVVQDAFELKIDPFRFEFSTNNEKARNIIELRFKKDRGMNEKVQKELFPDKKTDELTEDDKKKIDEELLKKTPEETFNYLLDLYKINAEENKIAYTELFDNIRKEANGEARFKEYLKSYDIKEKDKKKQYEQLYKNLDKDKVYEGLLKSYNITKDRFSLDEKRKFIMIKDSIKLQSSYGFKPVVIASNIKRNTAFIFMQQYEELPGIEVTVDPVREYQYNEVGSSFLGYLSKINPSQQKKYEEKGYDPSSDYIGSDGIEGAFESTLRGSKGTKIVQINKYGRIMRELGRKEPYPGKTVKLTIDAELQNTTEKALDDTMKYLQSIGRHGDVDTTNATRGASVVIDVKTGKVLAMASRPGYDANLFAVPGKLTPELQKQFFSPDLGEFGKQYVSKLLRRSYEANQAYSGKSIDEIVDILFPIDKGIANNKTIRQDYHDIYPKPLYNYATKTLAPPGSTFKPLTAVAGLEEGVIEPGQTMECPYIFTKHNYKGKNFNSHSYSGVDVTMALEQSINYFFFEVGDRLYQQRKQYNGGFDAIAHYAWQFGLGAPAGVNPSTGIEISEKFGQVYNLESGRTIFSSLYMNSLLGLLAKGTDTRTPNYRIHYIGINITDMPSDSDEVKAIKEKLRARIIDEMKYKKRGIDDIKNILIELSTKDASLKEKYDKGYEDYLNTYSGDERKKFTKEKFISDQIEQATAAISYSIDDGNFNINNQNNVYDASIGQGTNQFTPVQMANYVATLVNGGSRFKVHLVDSILDQDGKVVKEFKPEIVEKVNLKQSTINTVKNGMRDVVNEGTARAALGNFPISNGGKTGSATVSSVQDQFGRTSYAVFVGFAPFDNPEIAICTIIFDGGHGGEAASVARAVYEQYFKERLQKEYPGYKPRYNYELKSNKEKEKSEDEKNKDAQSKEAENKEKENENTETENQPNTESNGQ; this is translated from the coding sequence ATGATAGGTAAATTTAAAAGACATAAAAATTTAATCAAGAAGAGAAAAGATAATAAATTTGATAGATATACAGCTTTAACTGTAGTTATGGTATTTATTTTTTCATTGATTTTATCAAAACTTGTCTACCTACAAATAGTAAAAGCAGACGAATATAGGGATATGACTAGTAAAAAATCCATTAGAAATATACCCATTACACCACCAAGAGGAAATATAATAGATTGTAACGGGAAAGTATTTGCAGATAGTAGTCAAGGATATACTTTAGCTTTTACTGAAACAGATGACAGTAAAGAAAATTTCTTTTCAACAATGAAGAAAGTGTTTAAAATATTAGATGAAAATAGTGAAGTTGTACAGGATGCATTCGAATTAAAGATAGATCCATTTAGATTTGAATTTAGTACAAATAATGAAAAAGCTAGAAACATTATTGAACTTAGATTTAAAAAAGATAGAGGAATGAATGAAAAAGTACAAAAGGAACTATTTCCAGATAAAAAAACAGATGAGTTAACAGAAGATGATAAAAAGAAAATAGATGAAGAATTATTAAAAAAGACACCAGAAGAAACTTTTAATTATCTTTTAGATTTATATAAAATAAATGCAGAAGAAAACAAAATAGCATATACTGAGTTATTTGATAATATAAGAAAAGAAGCTAATGGAGAAGCTCGTTTTAAAGAATATCTAAAATCTTATGATATTAAAGAGAAAGATAAAAAAAAGCAATATGAGCAATTATATAAAAATTTAGACAAAGACAAAGTTTATGAAGGTTTATTAAAATCTTATAATATAACTAAAGATAGATTTTCTTTAGATGAAAAAAGAAAATTTATTATGATAAAAGATTCTATAAAGCTTCAAAGTTCTTATGGATTCAAACCAGTAGTTATTGCATCTAATATAAAAAGAAATACAGCCTTTATATTTATGCAACAATACGAAGAACTACCAGGTATAGAAGTTACAGTAGACCCTGTAAGAGAGTATCAATATAATGAAGTTGGTTCTAGTTTCCTTGGATATTTATCTAAAATAAATCCTTCTCAACAGAAAAAATATGAAGAAAAAGGATATGATCCAAGTAGTGACTATATTGGTTCAGATGGTATAGAAGGTGCTTTTGAAAGTACACTTAGAGGTTCTAAAGGAACTAAAATAGTTCAAATAAATAAATACGGAAGAATAATGAGAGAGCTTGGAAGAAAAGAACCTTATCCAGGTAAAACCGTAAAACTTACAATAGACGCTGAACTTCAAAATACAACAGAAAAAGCATTAGATGATACAATGAAATATCTTCAATCCATAGGTAGACATGGAGATGTTGATACTACAAATGCTACAAGAGGTGCATCTGTAGTTATAGATGTTAAAACTGGAAAAGTATTAGCTATGGCAAGTAGACCAGGATATGATGCCAATTTATTTGCAGTGCCAGGTAAACTTACGCCAGAACTTCAAAAACAATTTTTTAGTCCTGACTTAGGTGAGTTTGGAAAACAATATGTGTCAAAACTACTTAGAAGAAGTTATGAAGCAAATCAGGCTTATAGTGGAAAATCTATAGATGAAATAGTGGATATATTATTTCCTATAGATAAAGGTATAGCTAATAATAAAACTATAAGACAGGATTATCATGATATATATCCTAAGCCACTTTACAATTATGCTACAAAAACTCTAGCGCCTCCTGGATCTACATTTAAGCCACTTACAGCTGTAGCAGGGCTGGAAGAAGGCGTAATTGAACCAGGACAGACTATGGAGTGTCCATATATATTTACTAAACATAATTACAAAGGTAAAAACTTTAATTCACATAGTTATTCAGGCGTTGATGTTACAATGGCTCTTGAACAATCTATTAACTATTTCTTCTTTGAAGTTGGAGACAGATTATACCAACAAAGAAAACAATATAATGGTGGATTTGATGCAATTGCTCATTATGCATGGCAATTTGGACTTGGTGCACCAGCTGGAGTTAATCCTTCAACTGGAATAGAAATAAGTGAAAAGTTCGGTCAAGTATACAATTTAGAATCAGGAAGAACAATATTTTCATCATTATATATGAATTCTTTACTAGGATTACTTGCTAAAGGAACAGATACTAGAACACCTAATTATAGAATACATTACATAGGAATAAATATAACCGATATGCCTAGTGATTCAGATGAGGTTAAAGCTATAAAGGAAAAACTTAGAGCAAGAATAATTGATGAAATGAAGTATAAGAAACGTGGAATAGATGATATAAAAAATATTTTAATCGAACTTTCTACAAAAGATGCTTCTCTAAAAGAAAAGTATGATAAAGGATATGAAGATTACTTAAATACTTATTCAGGTGATGAAAGAAAGAAATTTACTAAAGAAAAGTTTATAAGTGACCAAATTGAACAAGCAACGGCAGCTATTTCATATTCAATAGATGATGGTAACTTTAATATAAACAACCAAAATAACGTATATGATGCTTCAATAGGTCAGGGAACTAACCAATTTACGCCTGTTCAGATGGCAAATTATGTTGCTACATTAGTAAATGGAGGAAGTAGATTTAAAGTTCATTTAGTAGATAGTATTTTAGACCAAGATGGTAAAGTAGTTAAAGAATTTAAACCAGAAATAGTAGAAAAGGTTAATCTAAAACAAAGTACTATAAATACTGTAAAGAATGGTATGAGGGACGTTGTAAATGAAGGTACAGCAAGAGCTGCACTTGGAAACTTCCCAATATCAAATGGTGGTAAGACAGGATCTGCCACTGTATCAAGTGTCCAAGATCAATTTGGAAGAACTTCTTATGCGGTATTCGTAGGATTTGCTCCTTTTGATAATCCAGAAATAGCTATTTGCACTATTATCTTTGATGGTGGTCACGGTGGTGAGGCAGCATCTGTTGCAAGAGCTGTATATGAACAATATTTCAAAGAGAGATTACAAAAGGAATATCCAGGATATAAACCAAGATACAACTACGAACTTAAATCTAACAAAGAGAAAGAAAAATCAGAAGATGAGAAGAATAAGGATGCACAAAGTAAAGAAGCTGAAAACAAAGAGAAAGAAAATGAAAATACAGAAACTGAAAATCAGCCTAATACAGAAAGTAATGGACAATAA
- the mgsA gene encoding methylglyoxal synthase, whose amino-acid sequence MQIALIAHDGKKDDMIDLVSRYKNVFEEHELFATGTTGKLINEKTGLNVTRFLSGPLGGDQQIGAKVAVGEMDMIIFLRDPLTAQPHEPDVSALLRICDVHYIPLATNVGSAEVFIKALSVKR is encoded by the coding sequence ATGCAAATAGCGTTAATAGCACATGATGGAAAAAAGGATGACATGATTGATTTAGTTAGTAGGTATAAGAATGTATTTGAAGAGCATGAATTGTTTGCTACAGGAACTACAGGAAAACTTATAAATGAAAAAACAGGATTAAATGTTACAAGATTTTTATCAGGTCCACTTGGAGGAGATCAACAAATAGGAGCAAAAGTAGCAGTAGGTGAAATGGATATGATTATATTTTTAAGAGATCCTCTAACAGCACAACCCCATGAACCAGATGTGTCAGCATTACTTAGAATATGTGATGTTCACTACATACCATTAGCTACAAATGTAGGTTCAGCTGAGGTATTTATAAAAGCGCTTTCAGTAAAAAGATAA
- the rodA gene encoding rod shape-determining protein RodA, with protein sequence MLDKFKISKKLLRQLDFGIIITCVIIVLFSCLNIYSATYRTVGIYYAKLQFLWMIVGAIVIYIILLEDYVIIGNYAGIIYWAGIVLLILNDFVLGSTHKGAKGWIGIGSRAIQPSEFAKLGMIIMLAKLWDDIDGKINEPKNFFKVAFYAILPMTLIVIQPDMGMTMVTFFIALGIFFIGGLDLKVILGGLVSIFIVIVGVWNSPLMPAYWKGRLTSFINPEAHVQGLTYQLKQSIMGIGSGNILGEGFRKGLQVAGNNIPEAHTDFIFAVVGEEWGLIGAIFLLFLYGFLVYRFIKIAKNSKDIFGTIITVGVVSTFLFSILQNIGMTIGLMPITGITLPLMSYGGSSILSNCMSIGLVLNIGMRRKKINF encoded by the coding sequence GTGCTAGATAAGTTCAAGATAAGCAAAAAGTTATTAAGACAATTAGACTTTGGAATTATAATTACATGTGTAATAATAGTATTATTTAGTTGTTTAAATATATATAGTGCTACATATAGAACTGTAGGTATTTATTATGCTAAATTACAGTTTTTATGGATGATCGTAGGTGCAATAGTCATATATATTATACTTCTTGAAGATTACGTCATAATAGGAAATTACGCAGGTATTATCTATTGGGCAGGAATAGTGTTATTAATACTAAATGACTTCGTACTTGGAAGTACACATAAAGGTGCTAAAGGATGGATTGGAATAGGTTCTCGTGCTATTCAGCCTTCAGAGTTTGCAAAGCTGGGAATGATTATAATGCTTGCAAAACTTTGGGATGATATAGATGGAAAAATAAATGAACCTAAAAACTTCTTTAAAGTAGCTTTTTATGCTATTTTACCAATGACACTTATAGTAATACAACCTGATATGGGAATGACTATGGTTACATTCTTTATAGCCTTAGGTATATTCTTTATAGGTGGACTTGATTTAAAAGTAATACTAGGTGGACTTGTAAGTATTTTTATAGTTATTGTAGGAGTATGGAATTCACCATTAATGCCTGCTTATTGGAAAGGAAGACTAACATCTTTCATAAATCCAGAGGCGCATGTTCAAGGATTAACATATCAGCTTAAGCAATCTATAATGGGAATAGGTTCAGGAAATATACTTGGAGAAGGATTTCGAAAGGGATTACAAGTTGCAGGAAACAATATTCCAGAGGCACATACAGATTTTATATTTGCTGTAGTTGGAGAAGAATGGGGACTTATAGGAGCTATATTCCTATTGTTTTTATATGGATTCTTAGTTTATAGATTTATAAAGATAGCAAAAAATTCAAAAGATATCTTTGGAACAATAATAACCGTTGGAGTTGTTTCAACATTTTTATTTTCAATATTACAAAACATAGGTATGACAATAGGTCTTATGCCTATTACTGGTATAACATTACCCCTCATGAGTTATGGAGGTAGTTCCATTTTATCCAATTGTATGTCTATAGGATTAGTTTTAAATATAGGGATGAGAAGAAAGAAAATTAACTTTTAA
- the minE gene encoding cell division topological specificity factor MinE has protein sequence MDLFKLFSGKPSSKEVAKDRLKLILIHDRSSIAPELLEVMKSDILKVISKYVIIDDDEVEVRLTKTEEVDASSPALIASIPIKKMKQR, from the coding sequence ATGGATTTATTTAAATTATTTTCAGGTAAGCCTTCCTCTAAAGAAGTTGCAAAAGATAGACTTAAACTTATACTAATTCATGACAGATCAAGTATTGCTCCAGAACTTTTAGAAGTGATGAAAAGCGATATTTTAAAGGTTATTTCAAAATATGTAATAATAGATGATGATGAAGTTGAAGTAAGGCTAACTAAGACAGAAGAAGTAGATGCAAGTTCTCCAGCACTTATAGCAAGTATACCTATTAAAAAAATGAAACAAAGATAA
- the minD gene encoding septum site-determining protein MinD gives MSEAIVITSGKGGVGKTTTTANIGTALASLGKKVVVVDGDTGLRNLDVLMGLENRIVFTLLDVIEERCRIKQALIKDKRFPNLCLLPTAQTRDKNDVSPEQMLNLVKTLKEEFDYVIIDSPAGIEQGFENAIIGADKALVVVNPEVTSVRDADRVIGKLDAKGIDDHRLIVNRLSYDMVKKGDMLDVNDILDSLAIKLMGVVPIDEEITVATNKGEPVVLNNKAISGKAFTNIARRITGEDIPIETFDNHQSGFLASLKKIFNLK, from the coding sequence ATGAGTGAAGCAATAGTAATAACATCAGGAAAGGGTGGAGTAGGAAAAACTACTACTACAGCTAACATAGGTACTGCACTTGCTTCTCTTGGCAAGAAGGTAGTTGTTGTTGATGGAGATACAGGACTTAGAAATTTAGATGTTCTAATGGGTCTTGAAAATAGAATAGTATTTACACTACTAGATGTTATAGAAGAAAGATGTAGAATTAAACAAGCTCTTATTAAAGATAAGAGATTCCCTAATTTATGTTTATTACCTACAGCTCAAACAAGAGATAAAAATGATGTAAGTCCAGAACAAATGCTTAATTTAGTAAAAACACTAAAAGAGGAATTTGATTATGTAATAATAGATTCACCAGCAGGAATTGAACAAGGCTTTGAAAATGCTATAATAGGTGCTGACAAAGCATTAGTTGTAGTTAATCCAGAAGTTACTTCAGTTAGAGATGCTGATAGAGTAATTGGAAAATTAGATGCAAAAGGAATAGATGATCATCGTTTAATAGTAAATAGACTAAGCTATGATATGGTTAAAAAAGGTGACATGTTAGATGTAAATGATATTTTGGATAGTCTTGCAATTAAGCTTATGGGAGTAGTTCCTATTGATGAAGAAATAACTGTAGCTACAAACAAGGGGGAACCTGTAGTTTTAAACAATAAGGCTATTTCGGGTAAAGCATTTACTAATATTGCAAGAAGAATAACTGGAGAAGATATTCCAATTGAAACATTTGACAACCATCAATCAGGATTTTTAGCATCTTTAAAGAAAATATTTAATTTAAAATAG
- the minC gene encoding septum site-determining protein MinC: MVRDSIVVKGNREGLNVIIDMNKFQNFDEMLEIFIHKLSIGKKFYKGSTIIITTQLKEFNEKQISKFEEVLFEDFLIKDCIFKDIRETKNKVFTGVYEGRTKFYRRTLRSGQVINYPGNIVIVGDVNPGSEVYAGGNVIVIGNLCGEVHAGASGNTKAIIAAFKLQPSILQIANIMTRSPEDGPKPSYPEVARIKDGIIIVEPYLPNKFV, translated from the coding sequence ATGGTTAGGGACAGTATAGTAGTAAAAGGAAATAGAGAAGGTTTAAATGTTATAATTGATATGAATAAATTTCAAAATTTTGATGAAATGCTTGAAATTTTTATACATAAGTTGTCCATAGGAAAGAAATTCTATAAGGGATCTACGATAATAATCACAACCCAATTAAAAGAATTTAATGAAAAGCAAATATCAAAGTTTGAAGAAGTTTTATTTGAAGATTTCCTTATAAAAGATTGTATATTTAAAGATATAAGGGAAACAAAAAATAAGGTTTTTACAGGAGTTTATGAAGGTCGTACAAAATTTTATCGTAGGACTTTAAGAAGTGGACAAGTAATAAATTATCCGGGAAACATAGTCATAGTAGGAGATGTGAATCCTGGATCAGAAGTTTATGCTGGTGGGAATGTAATAGTTATAGGAAATTTGTGTGGAGAAGTTCATGCTGGAGCATCAGGAAATACTAAAGCCATAATAGCAGCTTTTAAACTTCAACCAAGTATACTTCAAATTGCCAATATAATGACTAGATCACCAGAGGATGGACCTAAACCTTCGTACCCTGAAGTTGCAAGAATAAAAGATGGAATTATAATAGTAGAACCTTATTTACCGAACAAATTTGTATAA
- a CDS encoding DUF4912 domain-containing protein codes for MLHYEKSSIVLMVQSSHKVFCYYTISPMTIKDFQDIYGEDSWKNSKPVLKVYEVDEGKSKEVEMIYLDVFADNWYINLTKANVHVFVKLGRLLPNNKFVSIAMSNTVVTPRDSESYNRDICYIDVSKDYDDNTSEVIPVSDDEYEYKTRHNEPKPYPFNSSKKNTNIIH; via the coding sequence TTGTTACATTATGAAAAATCTTCCATAGTACTTATGGTTCAAAGTTCTCATAAAGTATTTTGTTATTATACAATTTCTCCTATGACAATTAAAGATTTTCAAGATATTTATGGAGAGGATTCATGGAAAAATTCTAAACCTGTTTTAAAAGTTTATGAGGTGGATGAAGGAAAATCAAAAGAAGTTGAAATGATTTATTTAGATGTATTTGCTGATAATTGGTATATAAATTTAACTAAAGCTAATGTACACGTATTTGTAAAGCTAGGAAGGTTACTTCCAAATAATAAATTTGTATCTATTGCAATGTCAAATACAGTTGTAACACCAAGAGATTCAGAGTCTTACAATAGAGATATTTGTTATATAGATGTTTCTAAGGATTATGATGACAATACTAGTGAAGTGATACCAGTTTCTGATGATGAATATGAATATAAAACTAGACATAATGAACCAAAACCATATCCATTTAATAGTTCAAAAAAAAATACAAATATAATCCATTAA
- a CDS encoding [FeFe] hydrogenase, group A: MIDSSNKNKTNTSCTESNTDLNDIFYFQITEKCVGCTKCARVCPVSCISGKVKERHVIDTTKCVKCGQCISACPMGALPKINFISEAKKALNQKDKLVITQVAPAIRATLGEYFGLEPGTLVTGKMVAALRAIGFDKVFDTDFAADLTIMEEATEFAHRLKHGGKLPILTSCCPGWINFFEHDFRDLADIPSSCKSPQQMFGTIAKTYFAQKMNIEPKDIIVVSIMPCLAKKYEAARPEMTTDGTRDVDIVISTQELAELIKENNIDFNSLEDDDFDKPLGESSGAGTIFGTSGGVAEAAIRTAYELITNETIPALEFKGVRGLNGLKEAEVEINGEKIKIAIANGLATARELLNSIRNGEKNYHLIEIMACQGGCIGSGMQPFIKNHCNIIQKRSEALYSEDRHKTLRKSHENPYVLKIYEEFLGEPYGEKAHKYLHTEYVK, translated from the coding sequence ATGATAGATTCATCTAATAAAAATAAAACAAATACTTCTTGTACCGAATCAAATACTGATTTAAATGATATTTTTTACTTTCAAATAACAGAAAAATGTGTAGGATGTACAAAATGCGCTAGAGTATGTCCTGTTTCCTGTATATCCGGTAAAGTTAAAGAAAGACATGTTATCGATACAACTAAGTGCGTTAAATGCGGTCAATGTATATCAGCATGTCCAATGGGTGCACTTCCTAAAATAAACTTTATATCAGAAGCTAAAAAAGCTCTTAATCAAAAGGATAAATTGGTTATTACTCAAGTTGCTCCTGCCATTCGTGCAACTCTTGGAGAATATTTTGGATTGGAACCTGGTACTTTAGTAACTGGAAAAATGGTAGCTGCTCTTCGTGCTATTGGCTTTGATAAAGTTTTTGATACAGATTTTGCTGCGGATTTAACCATAATGGAAGAAGCAACTGAATTTGCTCACAGACTTAAACATGGAGGTAAGCTTCCTATACTTACAAGTTGTTGTCCTGGATGGATAAACTTCTTTGAACACGATTTCAGAGATCTTGCTGATATACCTTCAAGTTGTAAATCACCTCAACAAATGTTTGGAACTATAGCCAAAACTTATTTTGCACAAAAAATGAATATAGAACCTAAAGATATTATAGTGGTTTCTATAATGCCTTGTCTTGCTAAAAAATATGAAGCTGCAAGACCTGAAATGACAACTGATGGAACTCGAGATGTAGATATTGTTATTAGCACACAAGAGCTTGCAGAACTTATAAAAGAAAACAATATAGATTTTAATTCTTTAGAAGATGATGACTTTGATAAACCTCTTGGAGAATCATCAGGTGCTGGAACAATTTTTGGAACTTCTGGTGGAGTGGCAGAAGCTGCAATTCGTACAGCATATGAACTGATTACAAATGAAACCATTCCAGCTTTAGAGTTTAAAGGTGTTCGTGGTCTTAATGGACTTAAAGAGGCGGAAGTAGAAATTAACGGAGAAAAAATAAAAATAGCTATAGCAAATGGTCTTGCAACTGCTCGTGAGCTTTTAAATTCCATTAGAAACGGTGAAAAAAATTATCATCTAATTGAAATAATGGCATGTCAAGGTGGATGTATTGGTTCCGGAATGCAACCATTTATAAAAAACCATTGCAATATAATACAAAAACGTTCGGAAGCTCTTTACTCAGAGGATAGACATAAAACTTTAAGAAAATCACATGAAAATCCTTATGTTTTAAAAATATATGAGGAATTTTTAGGAGAACCTTATGGAGAAAAAGCACATAAATATCTTCATACTGAATATGTAAAATAG